From a region of the Hymenobacter jejuensis genome:
- a CDS encoding META domain-containing protein, whose protein sequence is MHGILPSLLVAATLILTASCQEDATGPDDLPLLDTHWVLRQVDGKTALLTEKGAHMPDLTLLAAANHTRGQGTCNWFGGSYALAEGTQRLTISEQGSTYINCPNQNLEATFLLTLPLTTHYEITGRTLRLYDDEHTEARLTFEAETK, encoded by the coding sequence ATGCATGGTATTCTACCCTCTTTATTAGTTGCTGCTACTCTGATACTTACGGCGAGCTGCCAGGAAGACGCCACCGGACCCGACGATTTGCCCCTGCTGGATACCCATTGGGTACTGCGCCAGGTTGATGGCAAAACGGCGCTGCTCACCGAAAAAGGCGCGCACATGCCCGACCTGACGCTGCTTGCCGCGGCCAACCACACCCGCGGTCAAGGCACCTGCAACTGGTTTGGCGGCTCGTACGCGTTGGCCGAGGGTACGCAGCGCCTCACCATCAGTGAACAGGGCTCGACTTACATAAATTGCCCTAACCAGAACCTGGAGGCTACTTTCTTGCTGACGCTGCCGCTGACCACGCATTACGAAATCACGGGCCGTACCCTCCGCCTCTACGACGACGAGCACACCGAGGCGCGGCTTACTTTCGAAGCCGAAACGAAGTAA
- a CDS encoding HAD family hydrolase, which yields MLSSPITAIIFDLGGVLIDWNPRYLYQKLIPDEQEMTAFLTDVASPDWNEEQDAGRSLAEGTALLVAQHPQHKELIEHFYGRWSEMLGGAIQGTVDILTELKSSQRYHLYALTNWSAETFPVALEQFEFLHWFEGIVVSGTEKSRKPFPEFYHLLLTRYNVAPQQALFIDDNLRNIHAAQALGLQTIHFESPEQLRAELQALGVL from the coding sequence ATGTTGTCATCTCCCATCACAGCCATCATCTTCGATCTGGGTGGCGTGCTCATCGACTGGAACCCGCGCTACCTGTACCAGAAACTCATTCCGGACGAGCAGGAAATGACTGCGTTTCTCACCGATGTCGCCTCGCCCGACTGGAACGAAGAGCAAGATGCCGGCCGCTCGCTGGCCGAGGGTACGGCGTTGCTCGTGGCCCAGCATCCGCAGCACAAAGAGCTAATCGAGCACTTTTACGGCCGGTGGTCGGAAATGCTCGGCGGCGCTATCCAGGGCACCGTCGATATCCTGACGGAGCTCAAAAGCAGCCAGCGCTACCATCTGTACGCGCTCACCAACTGGTCGGCGGAGACGTTTCCGGTGGCGCTGGAGCAGTTTGAGTTTCTGCATTGGTTCGAGGGCATTGTGGTATCGGGCACAGAGAAATCGCGCAAGCCGTTTCCCGAGTTTTACCACCTGCTGCTCACCCGCTACAACGTGGCGCCGCAACAAGCCCTGTTTATCGACGACAACCTGCGCAACATCCACGCCGCGCAAGCCTTGGGCTTGCAAACCATTCACTTCGAGTCGCCGGAGCAGTTGCGTGCGGAATTGCAAGCGCTTGGCGTACTATAG
- a CDS encoding aminotransferase class IV has translation MADPADLFAYVRGEIVPLDRAFLHVSDLAIQRGYGVFDFFKVVDGQPLFLEQHLDRFEASAQQMELAVPLSRAALESAIRELITRHDLPVSGVKVLLTGGYSTDGYTPAEANLVMLQQPFAFPTPAQVAQGISIISHDYVREMPPVKTINYTMGIRLIKELKAHGADDVLYHKNGLVTEFPRSNFFIVKHDNTVVTPAQDVLWGITRQNLLGLSGTPYRIMEAPVNLQDVREAKEAFLTSTTKRVLPVVQLDGAPIGSGKPGAVTLALLDALVELEERQLKTLLEKQ, from the coding sequence ATGGCTGATCCTGCTGATCTCTTTGCCTACGTTCGGGGCGAAATTGTGCCGCTCGACCGCGCCTTTCTGCATGTGAGCGATTTGGCCATCCAGCGCGGCTACGGCGTGTTCGATTTCTTTAAAGTGGTGGATGGGCAGCCGTTGTTTTTGGAGCAGCACCTCGATCGCTTCGAGGCGTCGGCGCAGCAGATGGAGTTAGCGGTGCCCCTTTCGCGGGCGGCCCTCGAAAGCGCCATTCGGGAGTTGATTACGCGGCACGATTTACCGGTTTCGGGCGTGAAAGTGCTGCTTACGGGCGGCTACTCAACCGACGGCTACACGCCCGCCGAGGCCAATTTGGTCATGCTCCAACAGCCTTTTGCCTTCCCGACGCCGGCTCAAGTAGCGCAAGGAATCAGCATCATTTCCCACGACTACGTGCGGGAAATGCCCCCGGTCAAAACCATCAACTACACCATGGGCATCCGGCTGATCAAAGAACTAAAAGCCCACGGTGCCGACGACGTGCTCTACCACAAAAACGGCTTGGTAACGGAGTTTCCGCGCTCCAATTTTTTCATCGTCAAGCACGACAACACCGTAGTGACGCCCGCGCAGGATGTGCTGTGGGGCATTACGCGCCAAAACCTGCTGGGCCTGTCGGGTACGCCGTATCGCATAATGGAAGCGCCTGTAAATCTGCAAGATGTGCGCGAGGCCAAAGAAGCCTTCCTGACCAGCACCACCAAGCGCGTGCTGCCCGTCGTGCAGCTCGACGGTGCCCCCATCGGGTCGGGCAAGCCCGGTGCCGTTACGCTGGCGTTGCTGGACGCGCTGGTGGAGCTGGAAGAACGGCAGCTCAAAACCCTGCTGGAGAAACAATAA
- a CDS encoding alpha/beta fold hydrolase — protein MTLVNQSENDTGLIISDQDVRLDGVALRVRSIRHEPETPRSALVFLHDSLGCIALWRDFPERLARATGCNALVYDRRGYGQSAPFGEAKRTIHYLEDEAQVLANVLSQCGVERAILFGHSNGGSIALVAAAEFPDRIAGIITEGGHVFVEELTLVGIRAAQEQYRTTDLGAKLAKYHGIRTEAVFRAWADTWLAPEFRAWNIEPYLPQIQCPVLVLQGERDEYGTAEQVAAVVSQVQDARPSKLLPGLGHTPHKEAAELVLELAAAFVAAVQ, from the coding sequence ATCCGACCAAGATGTGCGCCTAGACGGCGTGGCGCTTCGGGTGCGCAGTATCCGGCACGAACCGGAAACGCCCCGGTCGGCGCTTGTCTTTCTGCACGACTCGCTGGGCTGCATCGCGTTGTGGCGCGATTTTCCGGAACGCCTGGCCAGGGCTACCGGCTGTAATGCACTCGTCTACGACCGGCGCGGGTACGGGCAGTCGGCGCCATTTGGGGAGGCCAAGCGCACGATTCATTACCTCGAAGACGAGGCTCAGGTGTTGGCTAACGTGCTGTCGCAGTGCGGCGTCGAGCGCGCCATTCTGTTCGGCCACAGCAACGGCGGCTCCATTGCCTTGGTTGCGGCCGCCGAGTTTCCGGACCGCATCGCCGGCATTATTACGGAAGGGGGGCACGTATTTGTAGAGGAGCTTACGCTGGTCGGCATCCGGGCGGCGCAGGAGCAATACCGCACCACCGACCTCGGCGCGAAGCTGGCTAAGTATCACGGCATCAGGACCGAAGCTGTATTTCGTGCCTGGGCCGACACTTGGCTCGCGCCGGAATTCCGGGCTTGGAACATCGAACCCTACCTCCCTCAGATTCAGTGCCCGGTGCTAGTGCTGCAGGGCGAGCGCGACGAGTATGGTACTGCCGAGCAGGTAGCGGCGGTGGTGAGTCAAGTCCAAGATGCACGGCCAAGCAAGCTGCTGCCGGGCTTGGGACACACGCCGCATAAAGAAGCCGCGGAGCTGGTGCTCGAACTCGCCGCCGCTTTTGTAGCCGCTGTTCAATAG
- a CDS encoding DsbA family oxidoreductase, with product MKVEIWSDIMCPFCYIGKRRFEQALQQFDHQEAVEVQWRSFELDPNMQTVPGQSIHELLAARKGVSVAQGKQMNDHMAGIAKEVGLDYDFDRVIPTNTFLAHRFIHLAGEHNLQDAAKERVLAAYFTEGRNVGDLDTLAKLGAELGLDAAQVHATLETDAYTNQVRLDEYLAQQVGVRGVPFFVFDEKYAVSGAQPSELFLEVLEKVWSETQPVAQDMEGASCEVDGDC from the coding sequence ATGAAAGTAGAAATCTGGTCCGATATCATGTGCCCGTTTTGCTACATCGGCAAACGGCGCTTCGAGCAAGCTCTGCAACAGTTTGACCATCAAGAAGCTGTAGAAGTGCAGTGGCGAAGCTTCGAGCTAGACCCCAACATGCAGACGGTGCCCGGCCAAAGCATTCATGAGCTGTTGGCCGCTCGTAAAGGCGTGTCGGTGGCGCAAGGCAAGCAAATGAACGATCACATGGCTGGTATTGCGAAGGAAGTGGGCCTCGACTACGACTTCGACCGCGTCATCCCGACCAATACCTTTTTGGCACACCGCTTCATTCATTTGGCGGGTGAGCATAACCTCCAAGACGCAGCCAAAGAGCGCGTGCTGGCGGCTTATTTCACGGAAGGCCGGAATGTTGGCGACCTCGACACGCTGGCTAAGCTCGGCGCCGAACTCGGCCTGGATGCTGCGCAAGTGCATGCCACGCTCGAAACCGACGCCTACACTAACCAAGTCCGGCTCGACGAGTACTTGGCCCAGCAAGTAGGCGTGCGCGGGGTGCCGTTCTTCGTCTTCGACGAAAAATATGCCGTGTCCGGCGCGCAGCCCAGCGAGCTGTTTCTGGAAGTACTGGAAAAGGTATGGAGCGAAACTCAACCTGTTGCACAAGACATGGAAGGAGCTTCCTGCGAAGTCGACGGCGACTGCTAA
- a CDS encoding fatty acid desaturase, which yields MAQRISSFVEVDTTEPHRIRTRQIVKAHPEVKQLMTRNPTTFLIGVACVSAQVLLAYLLRNQAWYWTLPVAYLVGAFFSHTLFVVIHEAAHNLVFKKLWQNVAVGIIANFPSVVPTAISFKNFHIKHHVFQGVHELDADLPDWYEARLIRNYSLGKAIWLFFFPLFQVIRTVRCREVAAVDRYVVANFVAQVAFDVAIVYFFGWTAMLYLFLSFWFSVGLHPLGARWIQEHYLTLDPRQETYSYYGPLNGINLNVGFHNEHHDMPSIPWNNLPKLKAVAPEFYEPLLHHTSYTKLFFRFLFDQEISLFSRITRKARGRATLQDNSTPDLQLVK from the coding sequence ATGGCTCAAAGAATTTCTTCCTTCGTTGAAGTAGACACGACCGAGCCGCACCGCATTCGCACGCGGCAAATCGTGAAGGCGCATCCGGAGGTAAAGCAGCTGATGACGCGCAACCCCACCACCTTCCTGATTGGGGTGGCCTGCGTAAGCGCACAGGTGCTGCTGGCGTACTTGCTGCGCAACCAAGCCTGGTACTGGACGCTGCCGGTGGCGTATCTGGTGGGCGCCTTCTTCTCGCACACGCTCTTTGTGGTGATTCACGAAGCGGCTCATAATCTGGTGTTTAAGAAGCTGTGGCAAAACGTGGCGGTGGGCATTATTGCCAACTTTCCTTCGGTAGTGCCCACGGCGATTTCTTTTAAAAACTTCCACATCAAGCACCATGTGTTTCAGGGCGTGCACGAACTCGACGCCGACCTGCCCGACTGGTACGAGGCCCGATTGATTCGCAACTACTCCTTGGGCAAAGCGATCTGGCTGTTTTTCTTCCCCCTGTTTCAGGTAATCCGCACGGTGCGGTGCCGCGAGGTGGCCGCCGTCGACCGCTACGTGGTGGCCAACTTTGTGGCGCAAGTAGCTTTTGATGTGGCCATTGTGTATTTCTTCGGCTGGACGGCCATGCTGTATCTGTTCCTGAGCTTCTGGTTTTCGGTGGGCCTGCACCCGCTGGGTGCCCGCTGGATTCAGGAGCACTACCTCACCCTCGACCCCCGGCAGGAAACCTACAGCTACTATGGCCCGCTCAACGGCATCAACCTCAACGTAGGCTTTCACAACGAGCACCACGACATGCCCTCCATTCCGTGGAACAACCTGCCTAAGCTCAAGGCGGTAGCGCCTGAGTTCTACGAGCCGCTCCTGCACCACACGTCTTACACCAAGCTGTTTTTCCGTTTCCTTTTCGACCAAGAAATCAGCCTGTTTTCGCGTATTACCCGCAAAGCCCGCGGTCGCGCCACCCTTCAGGACAACTCCACCCCGGATTTGCAGCTGGTGAAGTAA
- a CDS encoding M1 family metallopeptidase encodes MIRSLSAALLLSAACLSAQAQSLYMPRDIQQAFKKETRSPDGRPGKKYWQNTARYSIKVQALPPDRNIKGSEQITYFNNSPDTLKRIVIRVIQNIHKPGVTRNGDASEQYLTSGLQVDTFTVAGKTLPFPNNTGQATWKTISLPKPLMPHDSVRMSVAWHFPLSVESGREGMIDKTTFFLAYFYPRVSVYDDYNGWDRLDFTDAQEFYNDFNNYTLQVKVPANYVVWSTGTLLNPQEVLQAPFAQRLAQSMTSDAVMHIATADDLAKHRVTAQQKVNIWKWRANNISDMTVGLSDHYVWDAASVVVDDATKRRASVQAAYADSTVDFRQAVKNAQYSLGWFSRNWPGVPYPFEKMTVFQGFADMEYPMMVNDSPQSDLGFAQLVEDHEIAHTWFPFYMGINESRYAFMDEGWATTWELLIGRTEKSVEAADKFYKQFRVNGWIHDPSSSQDLPIITPASELRRGYGNNAYGKPSLSYLALKDMLGDELFKKSLHEYMDRWHGKHPIPWDFFNSFTSASGQDLNWFFNNWFFTNNYIDLAVEKVGKAKKGQGITINNIGGFAVPFDVKVTYADGSNEVLHQSPAIWRADQRHATVVVPTKKTIQSVELTGGIFMDADEKNNKWTPGKQITQVIR; translated from the coding sequence ATGATTCGTTCGTTATCGGCAGCGCTTTTGCTGTCGGCTGCTTGCCTGAGTGCACAGGCCCAATCGCTGTACATGCCGCGGGATATTCAGCAGGCATTCAAAAAAGAAACCCGGTCGCCGGACGGTCGGCCCGGCAAAAAGTACTGGCAAAACACGGCTCGCTACAGCATCAAAGTACAGGCGCTGCCGCCCGACCGCAACATCAAAGGCAGCGAGCAAATTACGTACTTCAACAACAGCCCGGATACGCTCAAACGCATTGTAATCAGGGTCATACAGAATATTCACAAGCCCGGTGTAACGCGCAACGGCGACGCCTCGGAGCAATACCTGACTTCCGGCCTGCAAGTCGATACGTTTACCGTGGCGGGCAAAACGCTGCCTTTCCCCAACAATACCGGGCAGGCCACCTGGAAGACGATTTCGCTGCCCAAGCCCCTGATGCCGCACGACTCGGTGCGGATGTCGGTAGCCTGGCACTTTCCGCTTTCCGTTGAAAGCGGCCGCGAGGGCATGATCGACAAGACCACGTTCTTCCTGGCGTATTTCTACCCCAGAGTCTCGGTATACGATGACTACAACGGCTGGGACCGCCTCGATTTCACGGATGCGCAGGAGTTTTACAACGACTTCAACAACTACACGCTCCAGGTAAAAGTGCCGGCCAACTACGTGGTGTGGTCGACGGGCACGCTGCTGAATCCGCAGGAAGTGTTGCAGGCGCCTTTCGCGCAGCGGCTGGCGCAGTCCATGACCAGCGATGCCGTGATGCACATTGCCACCGCCGACGACTTGGCCAAGCACCGCGTCACGGCCCAGCAGAAAGTCAACATCTGGAAATGGCGGGCCAACAACATCTCCGACATGACCGTCGGCCTCAGCGATCATTACGTGTGGGACGCCGCCAGCGTAGTCGTCGATGATGCCACCAAGCGCCGCGCCAGCGTGCAGGCTGCCTACGCCGACTCTACCGTCGATTTTCGGCAGGCGGTGAAAAACGCGCAATACTCGCTCGGCTGGTTTTCGCGCAACTGGCCCGGCGTGCCCTACCCCTTCGAGAAAATGACCGTGTTTCAGGGCTTTGCCGACATGGAATACCCGATGATGGTCAACGACAGTCCGCAGAGCGATTTGGGATTTGCGCAACTAGTTGAGGATCATGAGATTGCACACACCTGGTTTCCATTCTATATGGGCATCAACGAGAGCCGTTACGCCTTTATGGACGAAGGCTGGGCCACGACTTGGGAATTGCTGATCGGGCGCACCGAAAAATCGGTGGAGGCAGCCGACAAATTCTACAAGCAGTTTCGGGTAAACGGCTGGATCCATGACCCTTCTTCGAGCCAGGATTTGCCCATCATCACGCCGGCCAGCGAGCTGCGCCGGGGCTACGGCAACAACGCCTACGGCAAGCCATCGCTGAGCTACTTGGCCCTTAAGGACATGCTAGGCGACGAGCTATTCAAGAAAAGCTTGCACGAATACATGGACCGCTGGCACGGCAAGCACCCCATTCCGTGGGACTTTTTCAATTCGTTTACCAGCGCGTCGGGCCAAGATCTGAACTGGTTTTTCAACAATTGGTTCTTCACCAACAACTACATCGATCTGGCCGTGGAAAAAGTCGGCAAGGCCAAAAAAGGCCAGGGCATTACCATCAATAACATCGGGGGCTTTGCAGTGCCTTTCGATGTGAAAGTGACGTACGCCGACGGCAGCAACGAGGTGCTGCACCAGTCGCCGGCCATCTGGCGCGCCGACCAACGCCACGCCACCGTCGTAGTGCCGACCAAGAAAACCATTCAGTCAGTGGAGCTGACCGGCGGTATCTTCATGGATGCCGACGAGAAAAACAACAAGTGGACGCCGGGCAAACAGATCACACAAGTCATTCGCTAA
- a CDS encoding YdeI/OmpD-associated family protein, producing MEGTLTFRARLEPGGPSFMPMTIAIVPLEIVEALGGKSVRRVMGTLNGHPFRLGLQPMRTGERYLMISKELRQASGVEMGQEITLTLAPDPDPDHIELPEELAEGLDAWPEADAGFQKLRPSMKRAIAQHVGGAKRTETRLERSMQILKQLATGGHPFRKPADEG from the coding sequence ATGGAAGGCACGCTTACCTTTCGTGCCCGCCTCGAGCCGGGCGGGCCGAGCTTCATGCCCATGACCATTGCCATCGTGCCGCTGGAAATTGTGGAAGCGCTGGGTGGCAAATCGGTGCGGCGGGTAATGGGCACACTCAACGGCCATCCGTTTCGGCTAGGCCTGCAACCCATGCGCACTGGCGAGCGCTACCTCATGATTAGCAAAGAGTTACGTCAAGCCTCGGGCGTAGAGATGGGCCAAGAAATCACCCTTACGCTGGCCCCCGACCCTGATCCCGACCATATTGAGTTGCCCGAGGAGCTGGCGGAAGGGCTGGACGCGTGGCCGGAAGCCGACGCCGGCTTTCAGAAACTTCGGCCTAGTATGAAACGCGCTATCGCCCAGCACGTTGGCGGAGCCAAGCGCACCGAAACCCGGCTTGAACGTAGCATGCAGATACTGAAGCAGTTGGCTACAGGCGGTCATCCGTTCCGAAAGCCTGCGGACGAAGGTTGA
- a CDS encoding dipeptidase, giving the protein MKQIAALGLLSMLAFTTTAQTSDPALEAKARKIHERAFTVDTHEDTPENLVNPSFDLTIDHDPKVAQVDLPKMQRGGLDAAFWAVYMGQGPRTAAGHEAAKQKALAIFESIRSAVRKHPEQLALATTPDEALRIGKTGKHAIFIGIENGYPVGKDLSLLKTYYDLGARYMTLCHSSNNEICDSSTDPNGPEYQGLSPFGEQVVDEMNRLGMMVDISHTSDSTFYDVVRRSKVPVIASHSACKALSNVPRNLSDDMLRALAKNGGVIQMNLFSPYVKTESKSPERQAAEQSFFAKWNIKSFLNIYGLPEASQQQALAEFNTIREQFPVPLATVQDAVNQIDHAVKIAGIDHVGIGSDFDGGTELADLRDVGEFPNLTRELVRRGYSRKDIEKIWGGNLFRVMRAVEHGKSKAVNLKPSTL; this is encoded by the coding sequence ATGAAACAAATTGCCGCGCTTGGCTTGCTGTCTATGTTGGCATTTACCACCACTGCCCAGACCTCCGACCCCGCATTGGAGGCCAAGGCCCGGAAAATTCACGAGCGCGCCTTTACGGTGGATACCCACGAAGACACCCCGGAAAACTTAGTCAACCCCAGCTTCGACCTTACCATCGACCACGACCCCAAGGTGGCGCAGGTAGATTTGCCCAAAATGCAGCGCGGCGGCCTCGACGCGGCTTTCTGGGCCGTGTACATGGGCCAGGGCCCGCGCACGGCTGCTGGCCACGAGGCCGCGAAACAGAAAGCGCTGGCCATTTTTGAGAGCATCCGGTCTGCCGTCAGAAAGCACCCTGAGCAGTTGGCGCTCGCTACCACGCCCGACGAGGCGTTGCGCATCGGCAAAACCGGCAAGCACGCCATCTTCATCGGCATCGAGAACGGCTATCCGGTGGGTAAGGACTTGTCGCTGCTGAAAACCTATTACGACTTGGGGGCGCGCTACATGACGCTGTGCCATTCGTCCAACAATGAAATCTGCGACTCCTCCACTGATCCCAACGGACCGGAATACCAAGGCCTGAGTCCGTTTGGCGAGCAGGTGGTCGATGAAATGAACCGCCTGGGCATGATGGTCGATATTTCGCACACCTCCGATTCCACGTTTTACGATGTGGTGCGCCGTTCGAAGGTGCCGGTTATTGCCTCCCATTCGGCTTGCAAAGCCCTCAGCAACGTGCCCCGCAACCTCAGCGACGACATGTTGCGGGCCTTGGCCAAAAACGGCGGCGTCATCCAGATGAACCTGTTTAGTCCTTACGTCAAGACGGAGAGCAAAAGTCCCGAGCGGCAGGCCGCCGAGCAGTCGTTTTTTGCGAAATGGAACATCAAAAGCTTCCTAAACATTTATGGCCTGCCCGAAGCCAGCCAGCAGCAAGCACTAGCGGAGTTCAACACAATTAGGGAGCAGTTTCCGGTGCCGCTGGCTACCGTGCAAGATGCTGTCAATCAAATAGATCACGCCGTAAAAATTGCCGGCATCGACCACGTGGGCATTGGCTCCGACTTCGACGGCGGCACCGAATTGGCCGACCTGCGCGACGTGGGCGAGTTTCCTAATCTTACCCGCGAACTGGTGCGCCGGGGCTATTCGCGCAAAGACATTGAAAAGATCTGGGGTGGCAACCTCTTCCGGGTGATGCGGGCCGTGGAGCACGGCAAAAGCAAAGCAGTAAACCTCAAACCCTCAACGCTTTAG
- a CDS encoding glycoside hydrolase family 43 protein: MLGCLSLSGMAQQATQPVLVFSYFKGNGDGLHLAYSRDGYNWTALRHDSTFLRPTVSKDKLMRDPCIIRGADGKFHMVWTVSWNDKGIGYASSLDLVHWSEQQFVPVMQREPNARNCWAPEITYDAKRKEYLIYWATTITGQFPESQQPGDSGYNHRIYYVTTKDFKKYSPVKLLYNQGFNVIDATIQPDGKRYVMFLKDETREPAQKNLRVAFSDQLLGPYSKPSAPITGKYWAEGPTATRLGNQWIVYFDKYTEHHYGAVTSPDLQTWTDVSDKVHFPDGIRHGTVFPVTEKELQVLLKEEK, encoded by the coding sequence ATGTTGGGCTGCCTGAGCCTGTCGGGGATGGCGCAACAGGCGACGCAGCCTGTGCTGGTTTTTTCCTATTTCAAAGGCAACGGCGACGGCTTGCATTTGGCCTACAGCCGCGATGGCTACAACTGGACGGCCCTGCGGCACGACAGCACGTTTCTGCGGCCAACGGTGTCAAAAGACAAGCTTATGCGTGACCCGTGCATCATCCGGGGCGCCGATGGAAAGTTTCATATGGTCTGGACGGTGAGCTGGAACGACAAAGGCATCGGTTACGCCAGCTCGCTGGACTTGGTGCACTGGTCGGAGCAGCAATTTGTGCCCGTAATGCAACGGGAGCCCAACGCCCGCAACTGCTGGGCACCCGAAATCACGTACGACGCCAAGCGCAAGGAATACCTCATTTACTGGGCGACCACCATCACGGGCCAGTTTCCGGAAAGCCAGCAGCCGGGCGATAGCGGCTACAACCACCGCATCTACTACGTCACGACCAAGGATTTTAAAAAATACAGTCCTGTGAAACTGCTTTATAACCAAGGGTTTAATGTGATTGATGCCACGATTCAGCCGGATGGCAAGCGCTATGTGATGTTTCTGAAAGACGAAACCCGCGAGCCCGCCCAAAAAAACCTGCGGGTGGCCTTCAGCGACCAGTTGCTAGGCCCGTACAGCAAGCCTTCGGCCCCGATCACCGGGAAATATTGGGCGGAAGGCCCCACGGCCACGCGCTTGGGCAACCAATGGATTGTGTACTTCGACAAATACACCGAGCACCATTACGGCGCTGTCACGTCGCCGGACTTGCAGACGTGGACCGATGTTTCGGATAAAGTGCACTTCCCCGACGGCATACGGCACGGAACCGTGTTTCCGGTGACGGAAAAGGAGTTGCAGGTATTGCTAAAGGAAGAGAAGTAA